From a single Ciconia boyciana chromosome 11, ASM3463844v1, whole genome shotgun sequence genomic region:
- the DENND6A gene encoding protein DENND6A isoform X3 yields MSLRERSPSGAVEAGEDAAAALALAEPDGPERWLSVLPWDRFSAWLHCVCVVGFDLELGQAVEVIYPPHSKLTDKEKTNICYLSFPDSNSGCLGDTQFCFRFRRSPGRKVSLCCFLDQLDRDLPVYLKKDPAYYYGYVYFRQVRDKSLKRGYFQKSLVLISKLPYVHLFRTMLKQIAPEYFEKSEAFLEAVCSDIDRWPPPIPGKILHLPIMGIIMKLRIPTYRDKPGTTPIVQNMHQADAQISMALLTVHEVDLFRCFCPVFFHIQMLWELVLLGEPLVVMAPSPSESSETVLALVSCISPLKYCSDFRPYFTIHDSEFKEYTTRTQAPPSVILGVTNPFFAKTLQHWPHIIRIGDIKLPGEVPKQVKVKKLKNLKTLDSKPGVYTSYKPYLNRDEEIVKQLQKGVQQKRPTEAQSVILRRYFLELTESFIIPLERYVASLMPLQKCISPWKSPPQLRQFSQDDFMKTLEKAGPQLTSGLKGDWIGLYRHFLKSPNFDGWFRSRQKEMTQKLEALHLEALCNENLVFWSQKHTEVETVDLVLKLKNKLN; encoded by the exons ATGTCGCTGCGGGAGCGGAGCCCGAGCGGCGCCGTCGAGGCCGGGGAggacgcggcggcggcgctggcgcTGGCGGAGCCGGACGGTCCGGAGCGGTGGTTGTCGGTGCTGCCCTGGGACCGTTTCTCGGCCTGGCTGCACTGCGTGTGTGTGGTGGGCTTCGACCTGGAGCTGGGCCAGGCCGTGGAG GTAATATATCCTCCACATTCAAAACTCACAGATAAAGAG AAAACCAATATTTGCTATTTGTCTTTTCCAGATTCTAATTCAG GTTGTCTTGGGGACacacagttttgttttagaTTTCGACGGTCTCCTGGAAGGAAAGTCTCATTGTGTTGTTTTCTGGACCAATTGGATAGAGATCTACCAGTTTACTTAAAG aaagatCCAGCATATTACTACGGCTATGTATATTTCAGACAAGTTCGAGACAAATCATTAAAAAGAGGCTATTTCCAGAAG TCGCTGGTCCTCATCAGCAAACTACCTTATGTCCATCTCTTTCGCACCATGCTTAAGCAAATAGCaccagaatattttgaaaaaagtgaAGCTTTCCTGGAAGCAG tttgtAGCGATATTGATCGTTGGCCACCACCAATTCCAgggaaaatactgcatttgcCTATTATGGGTATTATAATGAAG ttgCGGATTCCAACATATCGTGACAAGCCTGGGACGACGCCAATAGTACAGAATATGCACCAG GCAGATGCTCAGATCTCCATGGCTTTACTGACTGTTCATGAAGTAGACCTTTTCAG GTGTTTCTGTCCAGTGTTCTTTCACATTCAGATGCTTTGGGAACTAGTACTGCTAGGAGAACCACTTGTCGTGATGGCACCATCACCATCAGAATCTTCAGAAACCGTGTTGGCGCTTGTTAG CTGTATTTCTCCATTAAAGTACTGCAGTGATTTCAGGCCATACTTTACCATACACGACAGTGAATTCAAAGAATATACAACTCGCACACAAGCCCC ACCATCTGTCATTCTAGGGGTGACGAATCCTTTTTTTGCTAAAACACTTCAGCACTGGCCTCACATTATCCGAATTGGAGATATTAAACTTCCAG GTGAAGTTCCAAAGCAGGTGAAAGTGAAAAAACTGAAGAACCTAAAAACTTTGGACTCCAAACCTG gtgtttaTACCTCTTACAAGCCATACTTGAACAGAGATGAAGAAATCGTCAAACAGTTACAAAAG ggtgTACAACAGAAACGTCCTACAGAAGCACAGAGTGTGATTCTTCGGCGGTATTTTTTGGAATTGACGGAAAGTTTCATTATTCCATTA GAACGTTATGTGGCAAGCCTAATGCCTTTGCAAAAATGCATATCACCATGGAAG aGTCCACCACAGCTGAGGCAGTTTAGCCAAGATGACTTCATGAAGACACTGGAAAAAGCAGGACCACAGCTCACATCAGGTTTAAAAGGAGACTGGATAGGACTTTACAG GCATTTTTTGAAATCACCCAACTTCGATGGTTGGTTTAGGAGCCGGCAGAAAGAAATGACACAGAAGTTGGAGGCCCTTCATTTAGAAGCACTCTGTAATGAG